CGACGCGCTCGTGCGCGCCCTGGAGTCCCTCGGCATCGCGGAGTGCGAGTCCGCTCTGGAGGCGGCCCGACCGGACGAGGGCCCGGCGCCCGACGCCGTACGCCGGCTGGTGCGGGAGATCGAACCGGCGGCCGCCCTGCTCGCCTTCCTCTACACCGAGAACCAGCTGTTCGAGGGCGAGCAGCAGAATCCGGGCTGGACCAGGATCGACGAGCGCATCGCGGCCCTGTTCCGGCGTGGCCAGGCCGACGGCGAGTTCCGCATCGACCTCACCCCCGCCTGGCTCACCGAGGCGCTATACGGCCTGCTGGCCTCCGGCGCCTGGGCGGTCTCCGAGGGCCGGGTCGCCGGCAAGGACTTCACCCACATGATCACCGAGCTGTTGCTCGGCGGCGCGCTGCGTCACTAGGGCCGGCGTCACCACCGCTCGGCGGCACGACGGCATCAGGGCCTGCTGCCCGGCGGCACGGCCGACCTGCGGCCCGCTGTTCGGCGCCTGCCGCCGGAGGGCTGCCGGCCACCGCCGGAGGTCTGCCTTCGACCGCCGAGTTCCGCCGTGGCGCGTCGGTTCGAGCAGCCCCGTCCCCGTCACCCGATCCCTCGACTCACCCGGCCGATCCGGCTCACCCAGCTCACCCAGCTCACGAACAGAGGAACCATGACCAGCACCCTGCAGCCGGCGACCACGACCGAGGCGGTGAGGCGCCCCGACCGTTGGCTGGCGCTCTCCGTCCTCGTGCTCGCCGTGCTGCTGGTGGCCGTCGACGCGACCGTCCTCGGTCTCGCGA
The window above is part of the Streptomyces sp. NBC_00425 genome. Proteins encoded here:
- a CDS encoding TetR/AcrR family transcriptional regulator, coding for MAVDRDHVLRSAATLLTRKSTATMDEVARAAGISRATLHRHFAGRDALVRALESLGIAECESALEAARPDEGPAPDAVRRLVREIEPAAALLAFLYTENQLFEGEQQNPGWTRIDERIAALFRRGQADGEFRIDLTPAWLTEALYGLLASGAWAVSEGRVAGKDFTHMITELLLGGALRH